A region of the Flintibacter sp. KGMB00164 genome:
CAGTGGGGCTCCACCCGGTTCACCGTATTTTATTTCCTGGGAGCCATCCTCAACCTCATCATCGGCTTTGCTTTCCAGACCAGTGTCACCATGTACTATGTGAACATGTCCATGTTCTTCTCCTTCGCCACTCTGTACCCGGAGATGCAGGTGCTGCTCTACGGCATTTTGCCTCTGAAAGTCAAGTGGCTGGCCTGGCTGGACGCAGCCCTGTTCCTGTTTGATATCATCCGCTATCTGTCCATGGGTGCCTGGGGCTACGCCCTCATTCCTGTGGTGGCCATTCTGAACTACTTTATCTTCTTCTGGGACGATCTGATGAACATCGTGCACCGGAAAACCGGCCGGATGGCCTATCAGGCCCGGCCCCAGACTATCAACTTCAAGAAGGCCCAGAAGGAAGTTCAGCAGCGGAAAGGTTACCTCCACAAGTGCGCTGTGTGCGGCATCACCGATGCAGACGACCCCAATATGGAGTTCCGTTACTGCTCCAAGTGTAACGGCTACTATTGCTACTGCATGAAGCACATCAACGACCACGTACACGTACAATAAAATAGGTAAGCCGGCCGCCAATGGCGGCCGGCTTTTTTGTACTCCAGAGGCGAAACGAAGTTTCGCACAAAATTCTTTTGCCTACTTTTCTTCTAAGAAAAGTAGGTGACTAACAGGTCCACACAGGCTCCGTAAGAACGCATGCCCAGTTCCTGGTCGTTACCTTTCAAAAACGAGTCATACACTTGCTCGGCAGCATCCTCCACCGGAGAGGACAGCTCTGCCCAGTAGGCGTTGTTATCGTTCCAGTCCGCGGCCAGCTCCGGCGTAAAATACTGCTCCACGATGGCGCTCCACCCCTCCGGGTCCACCGGATACAGGGCGTTGCACAGCTGAATAAGCCCCATCAAATATCCTGAGTAAACATATACTGGATCCCCGCTGGTGACCGAGGCGGCAATGCCCACAAAATTTGCCTCCTGCTCGGCAGCCACCATGCGCTGGTGAGCCATCTCATGGGCAATGGTGGCGGGCAGCAGACAGGACGGGGCATCTACATTCACGTTGGCCTCCCCGGTGAAAGGGAAATATACCCCAGTAAACCCCAGCCAGCTCTGCAGGCGGGAGAAAAAGATGGGTTTGGCCCGGGTGGGATGCTCCAATTCCAGGCATGGGAACTCCTGCATCAGATTCTCATAGATCTCGGGCCCCTTCTCAAAAATGGCGGCGGTATCCTCGGCAAACAGGCCATTTTCATCCCGCTGCACCTGGGTGGAATACTTCGCCGCCTTTTCGGCAAACAGGGCGGTAACCTGTTCCAGTGTCTCCACAGAATAGGGCTGTGTCTCCAATCCGCTGCGCTGGGCAAAGGAAGGAGCATAGTAGGCAGCGTTCCACATCCAATCCATGGCACACCAAATCCAAAGCACCGCCCCCAGCATAGCCAGCAGCCGTTTTGTAAAGATGCGTCCCTCCCGTTTCCGGATCAGCAACACCACCGCCCGGATCAGCCACACCACACCAACCATCAAGGCCAGAGCGGTGAGCACTTCGGCCACGGAGAAAGCGGGAAACACGGACCAAATCCGTGCCAAAAACTGCTCCACCGGGGCCATGACATGGTCTACCCACCAGCCCATTCGGGCCTGATCGCCTTTGAGCAGTTCAAACAGGCCCACCAGCGCCAGAGGCAGAGCCAACCCTGCCCCCCACTTGATCCAAGTTATCTTGTTTTTCATCGCCTCTCCTCTCACATCCGCACCGGGCCGGTGGTCCACTCTCGCCCCGGCCTCGGGACGGTTTCAAGGCATAGGTCATACAGATCGGTACAGCGGGCCTCCAGTTCAAACAGCCTCAGGTCTCCTTCCAACTGCCGTCTGGCATGGGCAGATTTGGTAAGAATACACCAGGGGACCCGCTTTTTCATGTGGCGCAGGACCTCCTGTCCCCGGGTGTTGAACCCCAGCACGCGAAGATAGGTAGGCTGTCCTGGCCGGTCCGTTTGGGTCAGGCCCAAATAAGCCCACACCAGCAGCCGACGCATCCGGGCCTGGGTCCAGTGCTTTGGTTTTGCCAGGACAACAAATTCCTCCAGAGAGCGGCACTGCTTTCCGGCCCGCTCCAGCCGGGGCGGCAGGCCCTCCCCAGCCCCGCTGTCCGGGAGTTTCGCCCAATCCTCCGCTGTCATGGTCCGGAGCTTGGCCAAAATTCCCCGCTCCATGCGCTGGAGACTGGGAAACCCGTTCCATCCTTCTTTCAGGACCTCCACCCCGCCCTTGGGGAGATAGGGCTCCAATGCCGGCCAGTCCCCCCGCTCCAAATAGGCCCGCAGCTGGGTGGCAGAGAGGTGGCGGGGACGGTCCGCGCCCTCCAGCAGGCTATCGTGGGGGGCGCCCTCCCTGCGGACGGTCATGGGCTGGATCTTGCTGTTTAGGCTGTCCAGTGTCCGCAGGTACTCCACCCCCAGATTGTTGTTTGGCTGGGAGAGCAAAAGGGACAGCTCCTCCCCCAGCAGGCTGTCCGCCGCCGCCTGTCTGGCCGCGGCAAAGGGCATCCCTTCCCCTACAAACCGGCGCAGTCTCTCCTCGTACTCCGGGGTGTTGAGGCAGGCGGCAAGCCGCCGGAGTTTTTCCACGTCTCCATACTCGCTGCCAAAGGACAGCACATCTACTACTCCGCTGCGCTCCAGAATGGTCACCGCGCCCCGTGCGAAGGACTCCGCGGAGGACACCGCCCACACGGTGGGCAGCTCCAGCACCAGGTCGACCCCTCCCAGCAGAGCCAGCCGCGCCCGGGTCCACTTGTCCAGCACGGCGGGCCGTCCACCCTGGACCCAGTTGCCGCTCATCACGGCAACCACGGCACAGTCCCTCTCCAGAACCTGGCGGGTACGGGCAATTTGGTAGGCGTGTCCGGTGTGGAAGGGATTGTATTCGGCAACGATGCCAATAACCTGCATGAGATTGACCTCCTGGTGGATTATCTTCCTCTTTTTCAGAAAAACGGTTGTCTTTCTAAGGAAAGAGCGTTAAAATAAAAACACAAACTGGGTTTGCCCCTATTGTATTACAGGAACCCAAGCAAGGCAACCCAAGGCGTGTTTAAAAATTAACGTGTGAAGGAGACGATTCCCATGAATATTCTGGTAATCAACGCCGGCAGTTCTTCTCTGAAGTATCAGCTGCTCAACCCCGAGACTCAGGAGGTCCTGGCCAAGGGTCTGTGTGAGCGCATCGGTATCGACGGTAAGTTCACCTATAAGCCCACCGGCAAGGAGGCTGTCAAGGAGGCCGATGTGGCCATGCCCACTCACTCCGAGGCCATCCAGGCCGTGCTCAACGCTCTGGTGGACCCTGCCAACGGCGTGATCGCTTCCATGGATGAGATCGGCGCGGTGGGCCACCGTGTGGTTCACGGCGGCGAGAAGTTCGCCTCCTCCGTGCTTATCACCGATGAGGTCATGGCTGCCATCGAGGAGTGCAATCCTCTGGCTCCCCTGCACAACCCCGCCAACATCATCGGCATCAAGGCCTGCCAGGCTCTCATGCCCAACACTCCCATGGTCGCCGTGTTCGACACCGCGTTCCATCAGACCATGCCCCCCGTGGCCTACACCTACGCTCTGCCCTACGAGTACTATGAGCAGGACAAGGTCCGCCGCTACGGCTTCCACGGCACCAGCCACAAGTACGTCTCCCAGCGCGCTGCCGCTATGCTGGGCAAGCCCATCGAGGAGCTCAAGCTGATCTCCTGCCACCTGGGCAACGGTTCTTCCGTCACTGCCATCGACGGCGGCAAGAGCGTTGACACCTCCATGGGCTTCACCCCCCTGGCTGGTCTGCCCATGGGCACCCGCTGCGGCGACATCGACGCCGGCATCCTGGAGTACCTGATGAACAAGCACGGCTACAACATCGACGAGATGCTCAGCATCCTCAACAAGAAGTCCGGCGTGCTGGGTATTTCCGGCGTGTCCTCCGACTTCCGTGATCTGGAGGCTGCTGCTCCTCAGGGCAACCAGCGTGCTCAGCTGGCTCTGGACTCCTTCGACTACAACGTGAAGAAGCTCATCGGCGCTTATGCCGCTGCTATGGGCGGCGTGGACGCCATCATCTTCACCGCCGGTGTGGGCGAGAACGGCCCCGACACCCGTGCCAACGTGGTCTCCGGCCTGGAGTACATGGGCGTGAAGCTGGACGCGGAGAAGAACAACACCCGCGGCAAGGAAGTGGACGTAGCCACCGACGACTCCAAGGTGCGTGTCCTGGTCATCCCCACCAATGAGGAACTGATGATCGCTATGGATACCGCTGCCATCGTCAAGGCCTGATTTCTAAACGATTT
Encoded here:
- a CDS encoding rhomboid family intramembrane serine protease — translated: MKAISRWLDRFCYKHPRFGIPNLMKFIVIGNVLIYLLDMFSRGYATLLCMFYPSAVLHGEVWRIITFLFVPVSGYSSSDMFSILWFAMTTLFYYYIGNALERQWGSTRFTVFYFLGAILNLIIGFAFQTSVTMYYVNMSMFFSFATLYPEMQVLLYGILPLKVKWLAWLDAALFLFDIIRYLSMGAWGYALIPVVAILNYFIFFWDDLMNIVHRKTGRMAYQARPQTINFKKAQKEVQQRKGYLHKCAVCGITDADDPNMEFRYCSKCNGYYCYCMKHINDHVHVQ
- a CDS encoding DUF3810 domain-containing protein, with amino-acid sequence MKNKITWIKWGAGLALPLALVGLFELLKGDQARMGWWVDHVMAPVEQFLARIWSVFPAFSVAEVLTALALMVGVVWLIRAVVLLIRKREGRIFTKRLLAMLGAVLWIWCAMDWMWNAAYYAPSFAQRSGLETQPYSVETLEQVTALFAEKAAKYSTQVQRDENGLFAEDTAAIFEKGPEIYENLMQEFPCLELEHPTRAKPIFFSRLQSWLGFTGVYFPFTGEANVNVDAPSCLLPATIAHEMAHQRMVAAEQEANFVGIAASVTSGDPVYVYSGYLMGLIQLCNALYPVDPEGWSAIVEQYFTPELAADWNDNNAYWAELSSPVEDAAEQVYDSFLKGNDQELGMRSYGACVDLLVTYFS
- a CDS encoding nucleotidyltransferase family protein — encoded protein: MQVIGIVAEYNPFHTGHAYQIARTRQVLERDCAVVAVMSGNWVQGGRPAVLDKWTRARLALLGGVDLVLELPTVWAVSSAESFARGAVTILERSGVVDVLSFGSEYGDVEKLRRLAACLNTPEYEERLRRFVGEGMPFAAARQAAADSLLGEELSLLLSQPNNNLGVEYLRTLDSLNSKIQPMTVRREGAPHDSLLEGADRPRHLSATQLRAYLERGDWPALEPYLPKGGVEVLKEGWNGFPSLQRMERGILAKLRTMTAEDWAKLPDSGAGEGLPPRLERAGKQCRSLEEFVVLAKPKHWTQARMRRLLVWAYLGLTQTDRPGQPTYLRVLGFNTRGQEVLRHMKKRVPWCILTKSAHARRQLEGDLRLFELEARCTDLYDLCLETVPRPGREWTTGPVRM
- a CDS encoding acetate kinase; the protein is MNILVINAGSSSLKYQLLNPETQEVLAKGLCERIGIDGKFTYKPTGKEAVKEADVAMPTHSEAIQAVLNALVDPANGVIASMDEIGAVGHRVVHGGEKFASSVLITDEVMAAIEECNPLAPLHNPANIIGIKACQALMPNTPMVAVFDTAFHQTMPPVAYTYALPYEYYEQDKVRRYGFHGTSHKYVSQRAAAMLGKPIEELKLISCHLGNGSSVTAIDGGKSVDTSMGFTPLAGLPMGTRCGDIDAGILEYLMNKHGYNIDEMLSILNKKSGVLGISGVSSDFRDLEAAAPQGNQRAQLALDSFDYNVKKLIGAYAAAMGGVDAIIFTAGVGENGPDTRANVVSGLEYMGVKLDAEKNNTRGKEVDVATDDSKVRVLVIPTNEELMIAMDTAAIVKA